A genome region from Oscillospiraceae bacterium includes the following:
- the spoIIM gene encoding stage II sporulation protein M, which yields MKNMLRILSDKIREHICLNMVSYIVLTVLFSLGIIGGAYIYNSYSKEEIGILYEFFSDAKEIYKEGSGNNLEIFKNSLSSSFQTVFLIWLLGFTVIGIPVVFFLIIKKGFISGLITCFLVSNYSNGILCAIFLFFVQSAILIPAIFFISNYSISLSKTLIGMVSGKIRFKVNFKYYLLFYLGIFFAIGVVVIIYSLMEGYFTSNLLKWFFINTEF from the coding sequence ATGAAAAATATGTTAAGAATACTTTCGGATAAAATAAGAGAACATATATGTTTAAATATGGTTTCTTACATAGTATTAACAGTTCTCTTTTCTTTGGGGATTATCGGAGGTGCGTATATTTACAATAGTTATTCCAAGGAAGAGATAGGAATACTTTACGAATTCTTTTCAGATGCAAAGGAAATTTACAAAGAAGGTTCAGGAAATAATCTTGAAATTTTCAAAAACTCGCTTTCTTCCTCTTTTCAAACTGTTTTTTTAATATGGCTTTTAGGTTTTACGGTTATAGGAATACCTGTTGTATTTTTCCTGATTATTAAAAAAGGATTTATTTCAGGACTTATTACCTGCTTTTTAGTAAGTAACTATTCAAACGGAATTTTATGTGCAATTTTCTTATTTTTTGTTCAGTCTGCCATTTTAATTCCGGCAATATTTTTTATATCAAATTACAGTATATCTTTATCCAAAACTCTGATAGGAATGGTATCGGGGAAAATACGCTTTAAAGTAAATTTTAAATACTATCTTCTTTTTTATCTGGGAATATTTTTCGCTATAGGTGTTGTTGTTATCATCTACTCACTTATGGAAGGATATTTTACATCAAATCTTTTAAAGTGGTTTTTTATAAATACAGAATTTTAA
- the xerD gene encoding site-specific tyrosine recombinase XerD: MEKELSSFIDFLCEEKKLSENTLLSYKRDITLYFDYLKKEKKSYIKATKKTVLDYLSYLKESGKASSTISRNIASLRAFYLYLYDNKIIDKNPAEDLKYEKNARKIPGILTGKEIDKLFSQPDITSFKGLRDKAMLEVLYATGIRVSELISLKTDSINIKMGYITCDKKDKKRVIPLHDEAVDILKVYLKKYKDMFKREKYIFINSEGNPISRQGFWKIIKEYAKKAKIKKEITPNTLRHSFAAHLIQNGADLKSIQEMLGHADISTTQIYNNFANSRIIKIYKNAHPKALKN, encoded by the coding sequence ATGGAAAAGGAATTATCCTCGTTTATAGATTTTTTGTGCGAGGAAAAGAAACTAAGTGAAAATACTTTATTGTCATATAAAAGAGATATAACACTCTACTTTGACTATCTTAAAAAAGAAAAGAAAAGTTACATAAAAGCAACTAAGAAAACAGTTTTAGATTATCTTTCTTATTTGAAAGAATCGGGAAAGGCATCTTCGACAATTTCAAGAAATATTGCATCATTGCGAGCATTTTACCTATATCTTTATGATAATAAAATAATTGATAAAAATCCTGCCGAAGATTTAAAGTACGAAAAGAATGCAAGAAAAATTCCCGGAATACTTACGGGTAAAGAGATTGATAAACTTTTTTCTCAGCCTGACATAACAAGTTTTAAGGGGCTTCGTGATAAAGCAATGCTTGAAGTTTTATATGCGACAGGGATAAGAGTTTCGGAACTTATCAGCCTTAAAACTGACAGTATAAACATTAAAATGGGATATATTACCTGTGACAAAAAGGATAAAAAAAGAGTTATTCCTCTTCATGACGAAGCTGTTGATATTTTAAAAGTGTATCTTAAAAAGTATAAAGATATGTTTAAACGCGAAAAATATATATTTATAAACAGTGAAGGAAATCCAATTTCAAGGCAGGGGTTTTGGAAAATCATAAAAGAGTATGCAAAGAAGGCGAAGATAAAAAAAGAAATTACGCCTAACACACTAAGGCACTCATTCGCAGCACACCTAATTCAGAACGGAGCAGACTTAAAATCCATTCAGGAAATGCTGGGCCATGCAGATATTTCCACAACTCAGATTTACAATAATTTTGCAAACAGCAGGATTATTAAGATTTATAAAAATGCACATCCGAAGGCACTTAAGAATTGA
- a CDS encoding D-alanyl-D-alanine carboxypeptidase, with protein sequence MKRLVLSVLIISLLLGGVSVSSKELSRIESKSVILMEETSGTVLFEKNADEKREIASVTKVMTALLLMEQIDAGKIKYDDLITASENAEEMGGSQVYLEVGEQMSVDDMLKALMVASGNDAAVAIAEHVSGTVEEFVNLMNKKAEELGMKNTHFANPNGLPEESEPEYSTARDVATMSRELISKHPDITKYTTIWMDSLRGGEFALANTNKLLSPAINTGYDGTTGLKTGFTTNAMHCLSATAKRGDLGLVAVVLGGPTSDIRFSEAKDLFNYGFNNFVLKGKIKQGEDIKETSVIKGKEETVMGVAKNDFVILDNKNEKGEITKEIEMDKDIKAPVEKGQKIGVMRIKKGDGVMGEVDIVAKDTVKHRNIFDVIKLFFQKWMGIK encoded by the coding sequence ATGAAAAGATTAGTTTTGTCAGTACTAATAATATCGTTATTACTTGGGGGAGTAAGTGTATCCTCGAAAGAACTTTCCCGTATCGAATCAAAAAGTGTTATTTTGATGGAAGAAACCTCAGGTACAGTGCTTTTTGAAAAAAATGCAGATGAAAAAAGGGAAATTGCATCTGTTACCAAAGTTATGACTGCACTTTTACTTATGGAACAAATAGATGCAGGTAAAATTAAATATGATGATTTAATAACAGCAAGTGAAAATGCGGAAGAAATGGGTGGTTCTCAGGTTTATCTTGAAGTTGGGGAACAGATGTCGGTTGACGATATGCTAAAAGCACTTATGGTTGCATCGGGAAACGATGCGGCAGTTGCTATTGCTGAGCATGTATCGGGAACAGTTGAAGAGTTTGTCAATCTTATGAATAAAAAGGCTGAGGAACTTGGAATGAAAAATACTCATTTTGCCAATCCAAACGGGCTTCCTGAGGAAAGTGAACCTGAATATTCTACTGCAAGAGATGTTGCGACTATGTCAAGAGAACTTATTTCAAAACATCCCGATATAACAAAATATACAACTATATGGATGGATTCTCTAAGAGGCGGCGAATTTGCTCTTGCAAATACAAATAAACTTTTAAGTCCTGCAATAAACACGGGCTATGACGGAACTACAGGTTTGAAAACCGGATTTACAACAAATGCAATGCATTGTTTATCAGCTACTGCAAAAAGAGGCGATTTAGGTCTTGTTGCCGTTGTTCTTGGCGGTCCTACGTCGGATATAAGATTTAGCGAAGCAAAAGATTTATTTAACTATGGTTTTAATAATTTTGTGCTAAAGGGTAAAATTAAACAGGGCGAAGATATAAAAGAAACATCTGTAATAAAAGGAAAAGAAGAAACGGTTATGGGTGTTGCAAAAAACGATTTTGTTATACTTGACAATAAAAATGAAAAAGGCGAGATAACAAAAGAAATTGAAATGGATAAGGATATAAAAGCACCTGTTGAAAAAGGTCAGAAAATAGGAGTTATGCGTATCAAAAAGGGTGACGGTGTGATGGGCGAGGTTGACATAGTTGCCAAAGATACTGTTAAGCACAGAAATATTTTTGACGTAATAAAACTCTTTTTCCAAAAATGGATGGGAATAAAATAA
- the mscL gene encoding large conductance mechanosensitive channel protein MscL, translating into MKKFLKEFKEFAVKGNMIELAIGLMIGTAFNAVTSSLVKDIFMPLIGILMGGKDFSGLSIKIGEAEITYGLLVQAIFNFLITAFVLFLLIKFIAKIKREPKEEEVIEEVIEPEISKEVELLTEIRDLIKKGE; encoded by the coding sequence ATGAAAAAATTTTTAAAAGAATTCAAAGAATTTGCCGTTAAGGGCAATATGATTGAACTGGCAATAGGTTTAATGATTGGTACTGCTTTTAATGCTGTTACATCATCTTTGGTAAAAGATATCTTTATGCCTTTAATCGGTATTTTAATGGGTGGGAAAGACTTCTCAGGACTTTCTATAAAAATCGGCGAAGCGGAAATTACATATGGACTTTTAGTTCAGGCAATATTTAATTTCTTAATAACTGCTTTTGTCTTATTTCTTCTTATTAAATTTATTGCAAAGATTAAGAGAGAGCCAAAAGAAGAGGAAGTTATCGAAGAGGTTATAGAACCTGAAATTTCTAAAGAGGTTGAACTTCTTACAGAAATCAGAGATCTAATAAAAAAAGGTGAGTAA
- a CDS encoding radical SAM protein, which produces MVIKMNLKRLYIEITNICNLNCSFCSPVKREKRFMTLNEIEHILKEFNDFKCHIYPHIKGEPLCHPEFYQIVSLFSKYEKPLNITTNGVLISKYTDILLNGARQVNISVHSLLDGQIKETDKYLNDIILFGILAKERKKPNVSYRLWTESENESIRNESMNIIKIISDAFGVDIKEEIKKGRNAIKLSENVYISLMNKFSWPDINDKSIRTSGNCLGAKEMLGILADGTVVPCCLDADGVINLGNIFKESIIDILKSERFLKLNEGFLGGKLSEPLCQKCTFYNSRKGN; this is translated from the coding sequence ATGGTGATTAAAATGAATTTAAAAAGACTTTATATTGAAATAACAAATATATGCAATTTAAACTGCAGTTTTTGCTCTCCTGTGAAGCGTGAAAAACGATTTATGACCTTAAATGAGATTGAACATATTTTGAAAGAATTTAATGATTTTAAATGTCATATATATCCTCATATAAAGGGCGAACCGCTTTGCCACCCTGAATTTTACCAGATTGTTTCTTTATTTTCAAAGTATGAAAAACCTCTCAATATTACAACAAACGGAGTTCTTATTTCAAAATATACCGATATATTATTAAATGGTGCAAGACAAGTCAATATTTCTGTCCATTCGCTTTTAGACGGTCAGATTAAAGAAACTGACAAATATCTAAATGACATTATTTTATTTGGTATTTTAGCAAAAGAAAGAAAAAAACCTAATGTAAGTTACAGACTATGGACAGAAAGTGAAAATGAAAGTATAAGAAACGAAAGTATGAATATAATTAAAATAATTTCAGATGCGTTTGGAGTTGACATTAAGGAAGAAATTAAAAAAGGAAGAAACGCCATAAAACTCTCCGAGAATGTATATATAAGCCTTATGAATAAATTTTCCTGGCCTGATATAAATGACAAAAGTATAAGAACTTCGGGAAACTGTCTTGGAGCAAAAGAAATGCTCGGCATACTTGCTGATGGAACGGTTGTCCCCTGTTGCCTTGATGCAGACGGTGTTATAAATTTAGGAAATATATTTAAAGAAAGTATTATTGATATTTTAAAAAGCGAACGATTTTTAAAATTAAACGAAGGATTTTTGGGAGGAAAATTATCTGAGCCTTTATGCCAAAAATGCACGTTTTATAATTCGAGAAAAGGCAATTGA
- a CDS encoding DNA-3-methyladenine glycosylase 2 family protein, giving the protein MEYLFSEDKIIIKDPQDFSLLSTFDCGQCFRFNEENGHFFGVSNGKVAEFYEEAGDIIVENVTKDEFLNYWVHFLDLERDYKKIKKELIKDKVIKEAIEFGGGIRILNQDFFECLISFIISQQNNIPKIKKAVEHLCLLFGEEIIYKGKSYYTFPTCERLKDIDETDLAPLKIGYRDKYIIDAIFNVYSGNITYEKLINLPYLDAKRELLKIKGVGDKVADCVLLFSLLKSEAFPVDTWIKKAMEGLYNLKPKEIHDYTELNFGKYSGFAQQYIFYYVRALQGDKLKR; this is encoded by the coding sequence GTGGAATATCTGTTTTCAGAGGATAAAATTATAATAAAAGATCCTCAGGATTTTTCTCTTTTATCAACTTTTGATTGTGGTCAGTGTTTCAGGTTCAATGAGGAGAACGGTCATTTTTTTGGCGTTTCAAACGGTAAAGTCGCAGAGTTCTACGAAGAAGCGGGCGATATTATAGTTGAAAATGTCACTAAAGATGAATTTTTAAATTACTGGGTACATTTTTTAGATTTAGAAAGAGATTATAAAAAAATAAAAAAAGAACTTATAAAAGATAAAGTTATAAAAGAAGCAATAGAGTTCGGGGGCGGAATAAGGATTTTAAATCAGGACTTTTTTGAGTGCCTGATTTCCTTTATTATTTCCCAGCAGAATAATATTCCTAAAATAAAAAAAGCAGTTGAACATCTTTGTTTACTATTCGGAGAAGAAATTATATATAAAGGCAAAAGTTATTATACATTTCCTACTTGCGAAAGATTAAAGGATATAGATGAAACTGATTTAGCACCTCTTAAAATAGGTTACAGGGATAAATATATCATTGATGCAATTTTTAATGTATACAGCGGGAATATAACTTATGAAAAACTTATTAATCTACCATATTTGGATGCAAAACGTGAACTTTTAAAAATAAAAGGTGTAGGGGATAAAGTGGCAGACTGTGTGCTTTTATTTTCCCTGTTAAAATCAGAAGCATTCCCTGTTGATACGTGGATTAAAAAGGCTATGGAGGGGTTATATAATCTTAAACCAAAGGAAATTCACGATTATACTGAACTTAATTTCGGAAAGTACAGCGGATTTGCACAGCAGTATATTTTTTATTATGTCAGAGCCTTACAAGGCGACAAATTAAAAAGATGA
- a CDS encoding 3-deoxy-7-phosphoheptulonate synthase, which yields MGMIFERKLPSPDEVKALYPLREEEKQIIGKRAQELKDIFSGKSDKLILIIGPCSADHEDSVIDYILRLRNVYEKVKDSIFIIPRIYTNKPRTTGDGYKGMLHQPDPENKPDMYKGLVTIRELHLRALRETGFSCADEMLYPENDRYLNDLLCYVAVGARSVENQQHRLTASGLDIPVGMKNPTSGDISVMMNSITAAQHRHTFIYRGDEVHTEGNPYAHAILRGYVNKHGNALPNYHYEDLIFLSEIYNKSGLSNPALIVDTNHSNSGKQYLEQIRIAKEVLHSTRHSSDIKKLVKGFMIESYIEDGSQKIGEGIYGKSITDPCLGWEKTERLILEMAELRG from the coding sequence ATGGGTATGATTTTTGAAAGAAAATTACCATCTCCTGATGAGGTTAAAGCGCTTTATCCTCTCAGGGAAGAAGAAAAACAAATTATCGGAAAAAGAGCACAGGAACTAAAAGATATTTTTTCAGGAAAAAGCGATAAACTTATCTTAATAATCGGTCCTTGTTCTGCAGACCATGAGGACAGTGTTATAGATTATATTTTAAGACTGAGAAATGTTTATGAAAAAGTTAAAGACAGTATTTTTATAATACCCAGAATATATACCAATAAACCGAGAACAACAGGCGACGGGTATAAAGGAATGCTCCATCAGCCTGACCCTGAGAATAAACCTGATATGTATAAGGGGCTTGTAACAATAAGAGAACTGCATTTAAGGGCGCTTAGAGAAACGGGATTTTCCTGTGCTGACGAGATGCTTTATCCTGAAAATGACAGATATTTAAACGACCTTTTATGTTATGTTGCAGTAGGTGCAAGGTCGGTTGAAAATCAACAACATCGTCTTACAGCAAGCGGACTTGACATTCCTGTCGGTATGAAAAACCCGACCAGTGGCGATATTTCGGTTATGATGAATTCAATAACTGCCGCACAGCACAGGCACACCTTTATTTACAGGGGAGATGAAGTGCACACCGAAGGCAATCCATACGCTCATGCAATACTGAGAGGATATGTTAATAAGCATGGGAATGCTCTTCCTAACTATCATTATGAAGACCTTATTTTCTTGTCAGAGATTTATAATAAATCGGGGCTTTCAAACCCTGCTTTAATAGTTGATACAAACCACTCAAATTCAGGCAAACAATACTTAGAGCAGATTAGAATTGCAAAAGAAGTGCTTCACTCTACAAGGCATTCTTCTGATATTAAAAAACTTGTAAAAGGATTTATGATTGAAAGTTATATTGAAGACGGTTCCCAGAAAATCGGGGAAGGAATTTACGGAAAATCTATAACTGACCCATGTCTTGGCTGGGAAAAAACTGAAAGACTGATACTTGAAATGGCTGAACTGAGAGGTTAA
- the acpP gene encoding acyl carrier protein, producing the protein MTERVKELIAEQLGLQPEDIRPECSFVDDLGADSLDLVELLMAFSDEFDIEIDDEEAENIVTVADVLEALRENE; encoded by the coding sequence ATGACTGAAAGAGTTAAAGAACTTATTGCTGAACAATTAGGTTTACAACCTGAAGATATAAGACCGGAATGTTCATTTGTTGATGATCTTGGAGCAGATTCCTTAGATTTAGTTGAACTTCTTATGGCTTTCTCAGACGAATTTGATATTGAAATTGATGACGAAGAAGCAGAAAATATCGTTACAGTTGCTGATGTACTTGAAGCATTAAGAGAAAACGAGTAA
- the plsX gene encoding phosphate acyltransferase PlsX — MRVILDAFGGDNSPLEIIKGAELALKAKENIEVILCGDEMKIKEIMEKENISDKNIYIHHCSEKIEGDDDPIKAVKEKKDSSVIVGLNLLKEDKGDVFISAGNTGAVFTAANLIVKRIKGVKRSALAIYLPSEKGPKLMLDAGANVTLSPEYINQLAVMGSVYFETDKNVKNPSVSLINIGAEETKGTENLVSAYNLLKNNNLINFKGNCEPRYILSGDYDVYVCDGFTGNIILKTVEGVSKTLMKGIKNIMLKSVLTKICSLGLKKGLYEFKKQFDYKEYGATPILGLRKPVMKAHGSSDRRAIMNAIINCQTFVESDIIKNIEEKLANE; from the coding sequence ATGAGGGTTATATTAGATGCATTCGGGGGAGATAATTCGCCTCTTGAAATCATAAAAGGAGCAGAACTGGCTCTTAAAGCAAAAGAAAATATTGAAGTTATCCTTTGCGGCGATGAAATGAAAATCAAAGAGATAATGGAAAAAGAAAATATATCAGATAAAAATATTTATATTCATCATTGCAGTGAGAAAATTGAAGGGGACGATGACCCGATAAAAGCAGTTAAAGAGAAAAAGGATTCTTCTGTAATTGTCGGTCTTAACTTATTAAAAGAAGATAAGGGCGATGTGTTCATAAGTGCAGGCAACACAGGAGCAGTATTTACTGCTGCCAATCTTATTGTAAAGAGGATAAAAGGCGTAAAAAGGTCGGCACTTGCTATATATCTTCCAAGCGAAAAGGGACCTAAACTTATGTTGGACGCGGGCGCTAATGTCACTCTTTCTCCTGAGTACATAAATCAACTTGCAGTCATGGGTTCAGTTTATTTTGAAACAGACAAAAATGTTAAAAATCCAAGTGTAAGTCTTATAAATATCGGTGCAGAAGAAACTAAAGGTACTGAAAATTTAGTTTCGGCATATAATCTACTAAAGAACAATAATTTAATAAACTTTAAAGGGAATTGTGAGCCAAGATATATTCTCTCAGGAGATTATGACGTTTATGTTTGTGACGGTTTTACAGGAAATATTATCTTAAAAACCGTAGAGGGTGTTTCCAAAACACTTATGAAAGGCATTAAAAACATAATGTTAAAATCTGTTCTTACCAAAATATGCTCTTTGGGACTAAAAAAAGGACTTTACGAATTTAAAAAACAGTTTGACTATAAAGAATATGGTGCAACACCTATTTTAGGGCTTAGAAAACCCGTTATGAAAGCACATGGTTCATCTGACAGACGTGCGATTATGAACGCAATTATAAACTGTCAAACCTTTGTAGAATCGGATATAATCAAAAATATTGAAGAAAAACTTGCAAATGAATAA
- a CDS encoding PLP-dependent aminotransferase family protein: MEMNFATRMDGVKGSAIREMFKLMGDPAIISFAGGNPSPDTFPANELKEIASRVLLENPSKCLQYSVTEGYAPLVQKVTNRLEDQNIYKTGDKVIITTGGQQGIDLGTKAIINPGDGVACETPSFIGALNCFRTYEAKLYGIPLSEDGLDTEILDKTLEENKNIKILYIIPTFQNPMGITTSKEKRNEILRICKKHNVIIIEDNPYGELRFKGEDVPTIKSLDEEGDTVLYCGSFSKVLSPGLRLGFSCASEKLIEKMVVLKQVNDVHTNIFSQILADEWLSLYDFDAHIEKCRNVYKKKCELMLRTMDEEFPSFVTYTRPEGGLFIYCTINKDVDTAEIVKESIKRKVAFVPGCNFMTDVDEKTSSFRLNYSTMDDESIVKGIKILAEVLKEL; this comes from the coding sequence ATGGAAATGAACTTTGCGACAAGAATGGATGGAGTAAAAGGTTCGGCAATAAGAGAAATGTTTAAACTGATGGGTGATCCTGCAATTATTTCGTTTGCAGGCGGCAACCCTTCGCCTGATACATTTCCTGCAAATGAACTTAAGGAAATTGCTTCAAGAGTGCTTTTGGAAAATCCTTCAAAGTGTTTGCAATACAGTGTAACTGAGGGATATGCCCCACTGGTTCAAAAAGTTACAAACAGGCTTGAAGACCAGAATATTTATAAAACGGGCGATAAAGTTATAATAACAACAGGCGGACAGCAGGGGATTGACCTTGGTACTAAAGCCATTATAAACCCTGGCGACGGTGTTGCCTGCGAAACTCCGAGTTTTATAGGTGCACTTAACTGTTTTCGTACTTATGAAGCAAAACTTTACGGTATTCCTCTTTCTGAAGACGGGCTTGATACTGAAATTTTAGATAAAACTTTAGAAGAAAATAAAAATATCAAAATTTTATATATTATCCCTACTTTCCAAAATCCTATGGGGATTACTACATCTAAAGAAAAAAGAAATGAAATACTTAGAATATGCAAAAAACATAATGTTATTATTATAGAAGATAATCCTTACGGAGAATTAAGATTTAAAGGGGAAGATGTTCCTACCATTAAATCTCTTGACGAGGAGGGGGATACAGTTTTATACTGTGGTTCTTTCTCTAAAGTGTTATCTCCCGGATTAAGACTTGGTTTTTCTTGTGCAAGTGAGAAACTTATTGAAAAAATGGTTGTACTAAAACAGGTTAATGATGTTCATACAAATATTTTTTCACAAATTCTTGCTGACGAGTGGCTTTCTTTATACGACTTTGACGCACATATTGAAAAATGCAGAAATGTGTATAAGAAAAAATGCGAACTTATGTTAAGAACTATGGATGAAGAATTTCCGTCTTTTGTTACATACACAAGACCTGAGGGCGGGCTCTTTATTTACTGCACAATAAATAAAGATGTTGATACTGCGGAAATTGTAAAAGAATCTATAAAAAGGAAAGTTGCTTTTGTTCCGGGTTGTAACTTTATGACCGACGTAGATGAAAAAACAAGTTCATTTAGACTTAACTATTCAACTATGGACGATGAAAGCATTGTTAAAGGAATTAAAATACTTGCAGAGGTTTTAAAAGAATTATAA
- the trpS gene encoding tryptophan--tRNA ligase, which yields MNKLEKKKTILSGVQPSGVMTIGNYIGAVKNWTKMQEDFNCLYMIVDLHAITVKQDPVKLRQRCMEFLALYLACGLDPKKSTLFFQSHVHEHAELSWALNTITYMGELSRMTQFKDKTKNKQDANIGVGLFTYPVLMAADILLYQADLVPVGIDQKQHLELTRNLAERFNHQFGEMFTVPEPYIPKIGAKITSLSDPLKKMSKSDDNVNSFISVIDEPDVILRKFKRAVTDSGSEVRRGEGKEGIENLMSIMSAFTGKSFDEIENEFSSSGYGEFKTKVAECVIDELTPVRERYYDYLKNKDYLQSVYKEGAERASYIASKTIKKVYRKLGFVDKL from the coding sequence ATGAATAAATTGGAAAAGAAGAAAACTATATTAAGCGGTGTTCAGCCGTCAGGAGTTATGACTATAGGAAATTATATAGGCGCAGTTAAAAACTGGACTAAAATGCAGGAAGATTTTAATTGCCTTTATATGATAGTTGACCTTCATGCTATCACAGTTAAGCAGGACCCTGTAAAGTTAAGGCAAAGATGTATGGAATTTTTGGCTCTTTATCTTGCATGCGGACTTGACCCGAAAAAAAGCACATTGTTTTTCCAGTCCCATGTTCACGAGCATGCTGAACTTTCCTGGGCGCTTAACACAATAACATATATGGGCGAACTTTCAAGAATGACTCAGTTTAAAGATAAAACTAAAAATAAGCAGGATGCCAATATTGGAGTAGGTCTATTTACCTATCCTGTTTTAATGGCAGCGGATATTTTATTATATCAGGCGGATTTAGTGCCTGTCGGAATTGACCAGAAACAGCATTTGGAACTTACAAGAAATTTAGCCGAAAGGTTTAATCATCAGTTCGGGGAAATGTTTACCGTTCCTGAACCGTATATTCCTAAAATCGGCGCTAAGATAACATCTTTATCTGATCCTTTAAAGAAGATGTCAAAGTCTGACGATAATGTTAATTCTTTCATTTCAGTTATTGACGAACCTGATGTAATACTTAGAAAATTCAAAAGAGCAGTTACCGATTCAGGCAGTGAAGTAAGAAGAGGCGAAGGTAAAGAAGGAATTGAAAACCTTATGAGCATTATGAGTGCATTTACCGGGAAATCTTTTGATGAGATTGAAAACGAATTTTCTTCTTCAGGATACGGCGAATTTAAAACAAAGGTTGCAGAATGTGTAATCGATGAACTTACACCTGTAAGAGAAAGATATTACGACTATCTTAAAAATAAAGATTATTTACAATCAGTTTATAAAGAAGGCGCTGAAAGGGCATCATATATAGCAAGTAAAACTATAAAGAAAGTTTACAGAAAATTAGGTTTTGTTGATAAACTTTAA
- a CDS encoding undecaprenyl/decaprenyl-phosphate alpha-N-acetylglucosaminyl 1-phosphate transferase: MIDYNLIFSFALAYLVTFALVPIVRVLAFKMNAVDIPKDERRMHKRPIPRWGGTAIYLGFVVSVACFTPVIDKRLIGILIGSLVIVGIGVLDDKYSLNPFLKLMGQCAAAVIVIAFGVKINAFNGILSSFDNPYLINIFSIAVTFIWIIGVTNAVNLIDGLDGLAASISGISALALVFICIITKRFDMAVLFVAVAGACMGFLPFNSHPAKIFMGDSGALFLGYILATLSIETFLQGYSAMSFIVPIIVLALPIFDTSFAIIRRVYRHKGIMSADRGHLHHRLVDSGLTHKETVSVMSTFSALLSITAIILISKGINRAIVLIITMLIFSVCIKLYASHRSVEKQYMNKLDETGSEEKNEEN, from the coding sequence ATGATTGATTATAATTTGATTTTCAGTTTCGCTTTGGCATATCTTGTTACTTTTGCATTAGTTCCTATTGTAAGAGTACTTGCCTTTAAAATGAATGCAGTAGATATTCCCAAAGACGAAAGAAGAATGCATAAAAGACCTATTCCCCGCTGGGGAGGAACAGCAATATATCTTGGCTTTGTGGTAAGCGTTGCATGTTTTACACCTGTTATTGATAAAAGGCTTATAGGAATACTTATTGGCTCTTTAGTTATAGTAGGAATAGGAGTACTTGACGATAAATATTCACTTAATCCGTTTTTAAAACTTATGGGGCAATGTGCTGCTGCAGTTATCGTTATTGCATTCGGAGTAAAAATAAATGCATTTAACGGGATTTTATCATCTTTTGACAATCCTTATCTGATAAATATTTTTTCAATAGCAGTGACATTTATATGGATAATAGGTGTTACAAATGCCGTAAATCTTATTGATGGGCTTGACGGTCTTGCTGCAAGTATTTCGGGAATTTCGGCTCTGGCACTTGTGTTTATCTGTATTATAACAAAAAGATTTGATATGGCAGTTCTTTTTGTAGCTGTTGCGGGAGCATGTATGGGATTTTTACCTTTTAACAGCCACCCTGCAAAAATATTTATGGGAGATTCAGGTGCACTTTTCTTAGGATATATACTTGCTACTTTATCGATTGAAACTTTCTTGCAGGGATATTCTGCAATGAGTTTTATTGTTCCTATAATAGTTCTTGCTCTTCCGATATTTGATACATCTTTTGCAATTATAAGAAGAGTTTACAGGCATAAAGGAATTATGAGTGCTGACAGAGGGCATCTTCATCACAGACTGGTTGACTCAGGGCTTACCCATAAAGAAACAGTGTCTGTTATGTCTACCTTCAGTGCGCTTTTATCAATAACTGCTATTATCCTTATTTCAAAAGGAATTAACCGTGCAATAGTGCTTATAATTACAATGTTAATATTCTCGGTATGTATTAAATTATATGCTTCTCACAGAAGCGTTGAAAAACAATATATGAATAAACTTGATGAAACAGGAAGTGAAGAAAAAAATGAAGAAAATTAA